One window of the Manihot esculenta cultivar AM560-2 chromosome 14, M.esculenta_v8, whole genome shotgun sequence genome contains the following:
- the LOC110630859 gene encoding AP2-like ethylene-responsive transcription factor AIL5, translating into MNMDSSSHTQNWLGFSLSTHHHMNMSIPSSDPSHLCLFEAFNSSTARVGAVDRAQEEDATAGNTTVTDLSIFTRTGPKLEDFLGCSTTTAPHSQQPQHPPPPPPPPPSVQSLCPFPTETPVTNASDTSEIYDSELKTIAASFLRGFSSTTEQTDTTQKQQSIVQTESAPRKTVDTFGQRTSIFRGVTRHRWTGRYEAHLWDNSCRREGQSRKGRQVYLGGYDKEEKAARAYDLAALKYWGPTTTTNFPISNYQKELEEMKHMTRQEFVASLRRKSSGFSRGASVYRGVTRHHQHGRWQARIGRVAGNKDLYLGTFSTQEEAAEAYDIAAIKFRGLNAVTNFDMSRYDVKSIANSNLPIGGISNKSKNSLDSASETKSIDGCRSADERDLSSASSVTFASQPPPATSTLSFAMPIKQDPSDFWSNILGCQNPTTTSTSLNNIGKNANCNVAQSVLFQSSTSFPSTTAFNMEFNNGSSTVHDSNQNGLLFSGGYLQQQSGGGGGGVSANSSSSVPFATPIALTSSGSSYEGNSSYGSWIAQSLHSFQSAKPNLSMFQTPIFGME; encoded by the exons ATGAACATGGATTCTTCTTCTCATACACAGAACTGGCTCGGTTTCTCTCTTTCCACCCATCATCACATGAATATGAGTATCCCATCTTCTGATCCATCTCATCTCTGTCTCTTTGAAGCGTTTAACTCCTCCACTGCCCGAG TTGGTGCTGTGGATAGAGCACAAGAAGAAGATGCAACTGCTGGGAATACTACTGTAACAGACCTGTCTATATTTACAAGAACTGGACCAAAGCTCGAGGATTTTCTTGGTTGTTCCACCACCACTGCACCACATTCACAACAACCACAacatcctcctcctccaccgCCACCACCACCATCGGTGCAGTCCCTTTGTCCTTTCCCTACTGAAACACCCGTGACTAATGCTTCTGACACTTCTGAGATATATGATTCTGAGCTCAAAACCATAGCAGCTAGTTTCCTTCGTGGATTTTCTTCCACTACTGAACAAACCGATACAACCCAAAAACAACAATCCATTGTTCAGACTGAATCTGCACCAAGAAAAACTGTTGATACCTTTGGCCAGCGCACATCAATCTTCAGAGGAGTCACCAg GCATAGGTGGACGGGCAGATATGAAGCTCATTTATGGGATAATAGCTGCAGAAGGGAAGGCCAGAGCAGAAAAGGAAGACAAG TTTATTTGG GCGGTTATGATAAGGAGGAGAAAGCAGCTAGAGCTTACGATCTTGCTGCTCTCAAGTATTGGGGTCCGACCACCACTACAAACTTTCCG ATTTCTAACTATCAGAAAGAACTGGAAGAGATGAAGCACATGACTAGGCAAGAATTCGTTGCTTCACTAAGAag GAAAAGCAGTGGTTTCTCTCGAGGAGCTTCAGTTTATAGGGGTGTGACAAG GCACCATCAACATGGTCGATGGCAAGCAAGGATTGGACGAGTTGCTGGCAACAAAGATCTTTATCTGGGAACTTTCA GCACTCAGGAGGAAGCTGCTGAGGCTTATGACATAGCAGCAATCAAATTTAGAGGGCTGAATGCTGTAACCAACTTTGACATGAGTCGCTATGACGTAAAAAGCATAGCCAACAGTAATCTTCCTATCGGTGGAATATCTAACAAGTCCAAGAACTCATTGGACTCAGCTTCAGAAACTAAAAGCATTGATGGGTGTAGATCGGCTGACGAGCGAGATCTCTCTTCAGCATCTTCAGTAACATTTGCATCTCAACCTCCTCCTGCAACCTCTACTTTAAGCTTTGCAATGCCCATCAAACAAGACCCATCTGATTTCTGGTCCAACATCCTAGGATGTCAAAACCCTACTACTACTTCCACTTCCTTAAACAACATTGGTAAGAACGCTAATTGTAACGTTGCTCAAAGTGTTCTGTTTCAATCTTCCACCAGTTTTCCAAGCACTACAGCCTTCAATATGGAGTTTAATAATGGAAGTTCTACAGTGCATGACAGCAACCAAAATGGGTTACTATTTAGTGGTGGCTACCTGCAGCAACAGagcggtggtggtggtggtggtgttaGTGCCAATAGTTCAAGTTCAGTCCCATTTGCTACACCTATTGCTTTAACTAGTAGTGGAAGCAGTTACGAGGGAAATTCTAGTTATGGAAGCTGGATTGCACAATCTTTACATTCTTTCCAATCTGCAAAGCCGAATCTCTCCATGTTTCAGACCCCAATTTTTGGCATGGAATGA